TTTTGTGGACATGACCTACATCATGATGGACAACTTCATCTACGGCCTCACCAAGGGCCAGGTCTCCCCGACGACGCCCAAGGGCGACCTGACCGTGAGCACGCCCTTCGCCTCGATCGACGCGCCGCTCGATCCGGTGAAGCTCGCCCTCGCCTTCAACGTGTCCTTCATCGCGCGCGCCTTCGCGGGCGACCTCAAGCACATGACGGACATGGTGAGGTTGGCCATCGAGCACAAGGGCTTCTCCTTCGTGCACGCGATCAGCCCCTGCCCCACCTTCCGCGGCATGGACGAGTTCAAGCGCGTACGCGCGGCGGTGAACTACGTGGAGCCCACGGCCGAGGAGCTGGCCAGCAAGGCGGCGGCTTTCGAGCGCGAGGAGTCCTTCGCCGGCAAGATCAACCTGGGTGTCCTCTACAGCGCCTATCGGCCCACCTATGAGGAAGAGACCGCGATCCTGCGCCAGCGCTCGCTCAAGTCGCGCGGTCGCGCGCCCGAGATGCAGGAGCTGCTCGGCGAGTTCATGCCCTGAGCCTGCAGTTCGGGGCGCTCCTCCAGAGCCCGCGGCCTCAGGCCGCGGGCTTTTCGTTGGCGAGCGGGTGGGTCAGGACTCGAAGGAGATCTGATCGGGCAGCTCGTTGACGTCGTCGGCGCGATACGGGAAGTGCGCGGCGAGCCGCTCGCCGACACGGGCGACGCCGGCCGCGAGACCTGCGCCGAAACGGTCTTCGGCGAAGTGCCCGGCCATCAGCGCCGCCACCTCTGGCCAGAAGGCCTCGCCGACCTGCGCGTGCAGGGCCTCGTCGCCGAGCACCGCGAAGCGCCGTGAGCGCGTCGCCAGGTAGAAGAGCACGCCGTTGCGCGCCTCGGTGGCGTGCATGCCCATTGACGCGAAAAGGGCGCGGGCGCGGGCGTAGGGGTCGCCGCCGATGGGCGCTTTGCTCGGCACGTCGCGCTCGATGTGCAGGCGGAGCTCGGCACTGCTGCTCTGCTCGGCGGCGCGGATGGCGAGCATCACCGCCGCCCTCTCTTCGGGGCGCAGAAAACTACGCGGTCGATCGCTGCGCTTGGGCATCGCTACCAACCTCCGCTCGCGCCGCCGCCGCCGGAGAAGCCGCCGCCGCCGGAGAAGCCGCCAAAGCCGCCGCCACCTCCGCCGCCCCCGAAGCCGCCGAAGCCACCACCGCCACCCCAGCCGCTGCGCCGCCGGCGGCTGCTGCCCAGGGCCGAGCCGATGATCATGGGGCCGAGCAGCGAGCGCCGGCCGATGCCGAGCAGGAACATGACGATGAAGATGAGCGGGACGATCCCCGTGATGCCCGGCCCCCGCTCGCGGCGGGCGCGCGGGAGGCCCGACTGCCCCTTGGCCAGCGGGTCGTCCGGCGCCACGCGCTCGGCCACGCGCTGCATGACGAAAGCGAAGCGCGCGGCGGCCGGCTTGCGGGGCAGCGCCTGCATCTCGCGCAGGATGCGCGCGGCGACCACGTCCGGCAGTTGCTCCTCGAGGCCGTAGCCCACCTCGAGCCTGCTCGCGCCGCGCTCGGGGACGACGAGGAAGAGCACGCCGCGGAACTCGCCCTGCTTGCCCAGGCCCCAGTGCTCGTACAGACGCGCCGCGTAGTCCAGCAGGTCGCCCTCGTAATCGGGCTGGACGGCGATCACGAACTGGATGCCCGTGCGCTGCTCGAAGGCGGAGAGCGCGTCGGCGAAGCGCGTCGCCTCGCTGCGGCTGACGAGGCCGACGGCGTCATCGAAGTGCAGGGCGGGTGGCGGGGGCAGCGCGGCCGCCGCGCCGCTCGCGGCCAGGGCGGCCGCGAGCAGGCAGGCGCTGAGGGCGAGCGCGGCGCCGCGCGGGCGAAGCATGGTCTCTCCCTAGTTCCCGAAGTCGACCTTGGGGGCCTGGGCGGCGCCCTCAGCGGCCTCGAAGTAGGCCTTGGCGCCGAAGTTGAAGAGCCCGGCGATGATGTTGCCCGGGAAGCGGCGGATCGCCGTGTTGTAGTCGCGCGCCAGGTCGTTGAAGCGGCGCCGCTCGACCGCGATGCGATTCTCCGTCCCCTCGAGCTGGGCCTGCAGGTCGAGGAAGTTCTGATTGGCCTTGAGGTCGGGATAGCGCTCGACCACCACCATCAGGCGGGCGAGGGCGGAGCTCAGCTCGCCCTGCACCTGCTGGAACTTCGCCATCGTCTCCGGGTCGTTCAGGGCCTCGGGCGTGAGCTGGGCCTGCATCTGCGTGGCCTTGGCGCGCGCCTCGACCACGGCCGTCAGGGTCTCCTGCTCGTGCTCGGCGTAGCCCTTGACCGTCTCCACGAGGTTGGGGATGAGATCGGCCCGGCGCTGGTAGACGTTCTCGACGTTGCCCCACTGGCCTTCGACGCCCTCCTGGAGGCCGACGAAGCGGTTGTACTGGCCGCTGAAGCTGCCGACGAGAATGAGCAGCAGCACGACGACCGCGATGAGCGCGAGCAGGCCCTTCTTCATGGAAACTCTCCTGTGCCGGGGTGAGCGTTGGCAACGGGCGCGTCTACCGGCGCCGCGGCCAGTGTATTCGATGCCGCCGGCGAAGGCAAACCCGCCGGCCGCGCCTCAGCGCTTGGGGCCGTAGAGCCGGTAGGACTGGCCCAGGCGGAAGCGCAGGCCGACGTCGTCGACGATGCCCACCAGAGCCGGGATCAGGAAGAGCGTCAGCACCGTGGCGAAGGCCAGGCCCCAGATCATGCTGACGGCCATGGGCACCATGATCTTGCTCGCTCCCGTGCTCGCCACCGTCAGCGAGGAAAGGCCGACGATCGTGGTCACCGTCGTGAGCAGGATGGGCCGCATGCGCGTCACGCCCGAGCGGGTGATCGAGAACCAGCGGCCCACGCCGCGCCCGCGCGACTGGTTGATGAAGTCCACCATGACGATGGAGTTGTTCACGACCAGCCCCATCAGCGCGATGATGCCGGTCATCGCCGGGATCGTGAAGTGGTAGCCCATCACGAGCAGGCCGATCACCACGCCGATGAAGCTGAAGGGCACGGTGAAGAGCACGACGAAGGGCTGGATCACCGAGTTGAACTGCGTGGCGAGGATCATGAAGATGGCCAGCATCGCCACGGGCACGAGCAGGAAGAGCGAGCGGAAGCTCTCGGCCGTGCGCTCGAACTCGCCGCCGTAGTCGAGCCGGTAGCCCGGGTGGTCCTGCGCGAAGCCGGCGAAGCGCGCCTGGAGGATGCGGTTCACGGCCGTGCTCGTCTGCCCCTCGGCGAGATCGGCCGTGATCGTGATCGCGCGCTCGCGGTCGAAGCGGCGGATGTTCGTGAAGTTGCGGTCGCGGCTGAAGTCGGCGACGCTCGTCAGCGGCACCTGGCCGCGCGGCCCGGCCACCGTGAGGCGCTGGAGCGTGGCCAGGTCGCCCTGGAAGGCAGGCGCGAGGCGCACGACGACGTCGCGGTCCTCGCCGTCGGCGTCCGTGAAGACAGTGGCCGGCACGCCCTGGAAGGCCGCGTTCAGCGTGGTGGCCACCTGCGCGTTGCTCAGGCCGAGGGCGGCGGCGCGCTCCGGATCGACCTCCACCCGATACTCCAGGTTGGAGCGATCGAAGTCGTCGGCGATGTCCACGACACCGGGAATGCCCGCGAGCACCCCGCGCACCTGCGCGCCCAGCTCCTCGAGCACCTCGAAGCGCGGCCCGAGCACGCGCAACTCGACTGGCTTGCCCGTGGGCGGCCCGCTGTCGGGACGCCCCAGCGCGAGGCCCGTGAACCCCGGTTCGCGCTCGAGGCGCCGGCGGATCAAGGCCATCAGCTCGGTGTCGCTGCGCTCGCGGTCGGCGGCCGAGACGAGGTCGAGGTCGAGCTGCGCGCGCTCGGCGCCGCGCACGTACTGGTAGTTGACCACCTGGAAGCCCACGGAGCTGACGATGCCCTTGAGCTCCTCGGGGCGCACGACCTCGCGCACGATGGCTTCCACCGCGGCCGCGCGGCGCTCGCTGGCGGCCAGCGGCGTGCCGGCCGGCAGCTCGAAGCGCAGCGTGATGGCGTCGAAGTCCTCGGCGTGGAACATCTCCACGGGGATGAAGCGCAGGAGCCCGGCGCTGACGATCGCGAGCAGCACGACGCTGGCCACGGCCCAGTAGCGGTGCCGGAGCGTGAAGGCGAGGTGGCGCCGATAGACGCCCTCCAGGCGTCGCTGCAACGGATTCCGCTGGCGCACGAGGGTCGCGCCGCGCAGGCCGCCGGGCGTGATGGTGGCCGCCGGGCGGGCGAACGCGCGGGCACCCACCGCGTCGTCCTCGTCGATGATGTAGCGCGGCGCGCGGCCGAGGCGGCGGCGCAGGCCCTCGGTCCAGGCATTCAGCTCGAAGGCGTGGCTGGGCAGCATGAGAATCGCCTCGAGCAGGCTGGCCAGCAGCGCGAAGGATATGGTGAGCGGGATCGCGCTCATGAAGTCGCCGATCATGCCGGTCATGAAGAGCAGGGGCAGGAAACCGGCCACCGTGGTCAGCACGGCCGAGATCACCGGCGACATCACCTCGCGCGCGCCCTGGATCGTCGCGCGCCGCAGCGGCTGGCCCAGCTCGAGGCGGCGCTGGATGTTGTCCACGACGACGATGGCGTCGTCCACGATCATGCCGAGCGCCTTGATCAGGGCGCAGAGGGGGAGCATGTTGATGCTCATGCCCGTCACGCTCATCAAGAGGAAGCCGACGAGGAAGGTGAAGGGGATGCCGATCAGCACCAGCACCGCGTTGATCCAGCCGAGGAAGACGAAGAGCAGCCCGCCGACGAGGATGGCCGTCAGCCAGGCGTTGTCGGTCATGATGCCCAGGCGCTCCTCGATCAGCTCGGAGGTGTCGTTGCGCACCTCGAGCCGCACCGGCACCGGCAGCGTCTCATTGTAGCGCGCGACGAGCGCCCGCACGCGCTCCATGATCGCGATCGCGTCGCCGTCGACCTTCTTGTAGAGGGTCAGGTTGCCGGCGCGCGCGCCGTTCAGCCACGTGCTGGAGCGGCGCTCCTCGGGCGCGCTGCGCACCGTCGCCACCTGCGCGAGCCGCACGCTGTGCACGCCATCCCCGCGCAGCACGGTGGCGCCGATCTCCTCGAGGCGCTGGACCTTGCCGAGGATCCGCAGGGCGTACTCGCGCGCGCCGAGCTCGGCGTGGCCACCGGGCAGGTCGAGGTTGCGGCCGGCCAGCGCCGCGATCACCTCGCCGAGCGAGAGCCCGTGGTGCTCGAGCAGGTCGGGGTCGACGTCGACGTGCACCTCCGTCTCGCGCAGGCCTTCGATGTCCACCTTGCGCACGCCGGGCAGCTCGGTCAGCTCCTTCTTGAGATCTTCCGCCACCTCGAGCAGCGCGGCCTCTTCGGCCTCGCCGCCGATGGCGATGAAGCAGACCGGCTGGATGATGGAGGCGTCCAGCTCGAGGAAGACGGGATCCTCGGCGTCCGCGGGCAGGTCGGGGATGTTGTTCACCACCGCCTGCAGGTCGAGCATGAACTTGTCCAGGTCCGTGCCCTCGTCGATCAGGAGATCGACCATGGCGATGCCCTGCTGCGAGCTGCTCATCACCTCGTCGAGGCCGTCCAGCTCCGCGACCGCGTCCTCCAGCTTGACCGTGACCTGCTGCTCGACCTCGTGCGCCGAGGCGCCCGGGTAGGTCACCATCACCAGCGCTTCGTTGAGATTGGCGTTGGGGAAGAACTCCCGCGGCAGGTCGCGGTAAAGGGCGAGCCCCGACACCACGAGGATGAGGAAGATCATGTTGACCAGGATCTTCCGGTCCACCGAGAACTGGGGGATGTTCATCGCCGCTCCCGCTTCCGCGCGCTGCTAGCGCGCCGTCTCGCGGAGGGCCACGGGCTGCCCGT
This is a stretch of genomic DNA from bacterium. It encodes these proteins:
- a CDS encoding TPM domain-containing protein is translated as MPKRSDRPRSFLRPEERAAVMLAIRAAEQSSSAELRLHIERDVPSKAPIGGDPYARARALFASMGMHATEARNGVLFYLATRSRRFAVLGDEALHAQVGEAFWPEVAALMAGHFAEDRFGAGLAAGVARVGERLAAHFPYRADDVNELPDQISFES
- a CDS encoding LemA family protein translates to MKKGLLALIAVVVLLLILVGSFSGQYNRFVGLQEGVEGQWGNVENVYQRRADLIPNLVETVKGYAEHEQETLTAVVEARAKATQMQAQLTPEALNDPETMAKFQQVQGELSSALARLMVVVERYPDLKANQNFLDLQAQLEGTENRIAVERRRFNDLARDYNTAIRRFPGNIIAGLFNFGAKAYFEAAEGAAQAPKVDFGN
- a CDS encoding TPM domain-containing protein; its protein translation is MLRPRGAALALSACLLAAALAASGAAAALPPPPALHFDDAVGLVSRSEATRFADALSAFEQRTGIQFVIAVQPDYEGDLLDYAARLYEHWGLGKQGEFRGVLFLVVPERGASRLEVGYGLEEQLPDVVAARILREMQALPRKPAAARFAFVMQRVAERVAPDDPLAKGQSGLPRARRERGPGITGIVPLIFIVMFLLGIGRRSLLGPMIIGSALGSSRRRRSGWGGGGGFGGFGGGGGGGGFGGFSGGGGFSGGGGASGGW
- a CDS encoding efflux RND transporter permease subunit; translated protein: MNIPQFSVDRKILVNMIFLILVVSGLALYRDLPREFFPNANLNEALVMVTYPGASAHEVEQQVTVKLEDAVAELDGLDEVMSSSQQGIAMVDLLIDEGTDLDKFMLDLQAVVNNIPDLPADAEDPVFLELDASIIQPVCFIAIGGEAEEAALLEVAEDLKKELTELPGVRKVDIEGLRETEVHVDVDPDLLEHHGLSLGEVIAALAGRNLDLPGGHAELGAREYALRILGKVQRLEEIGATVLRGDGVHSVRLAQVATVRSAPEERRSSTWLNGARAGNLTLYKKVDGDAIAIMERVRALVARYNETLPVPVRLEVRNDTSELIEERLGIMTDNAWLTAILVGGLLFVFLGWINAVLVLIGIPFTFLVGFLLMSVTGMSINMLPLCALIKALGMIVDDAIVVVDNIQRRLELGQPLRRATIQGAREVMSPVISAVLTTVAGFLPLLFMTGMIGDFMSAIPLTISFALLASLLEAILMLPSHAFELNAWTEGLRRRLGRAPRYIIDEDDAVGARAFARPAATITPGGLRGATLVRQRNPLQRRLEGVYRRHLAFTLRHRYWAVASVVLLAIVSAGLLRFIPVEMFHAEDFDAITLRFELPAGTPLAASERRAAAVEAIVREVVRPEELKGIVSSVGFQVVNYQYVRGAERAQLDLDLVSAADRERSDTELMALIRRRLEREPGFTGLALGRPDSGPPTGKPVELRVLGPRFEVLEELGAQVRGVLAGIPGVVDIADDFDRSNLEYRVEVDPERAAALGLSNAQVATTLNAAFQGVPATVFTDADGEDRDVVVRLAPAFQGDLATLQRLTVAGPRGQVPLTSVADFSRDRNFTNIRRFDRERAITITADLAEGQTSTAVNRILQARFAGFAQDHPGYRLDYGGEFERTAESFRSLFLLVPVAMLAIFMILATQFNSVIQPFVVLFTVPFSFIGVVIGLLVMGYHFTIPAMTGIIALMGLVVNNSIVMVDFINQSRGRGVGRWFSITRSGVTRMRPILLTTVTTIVGLSSLTVASTGASKIMVPMAVSMIWGLAFATVLTLFLIPALVGIVDDVGLRFRLGQSYRLYGPKR